TTGTTTGACGGTGCAAAACCAAGATTGGAATTGATGATGGCCTTTTCAATCGCGTTGACAGCAGTTCTGTCCCACGGCTGGATCGAAATCGTCATGGCATCAGGTACAGAAACGTTTGCCACCTGATTGATCGGCGTTAGCGCACCGTAATATTCCACCATCACATCCTGCACCATTGTTGTAGAAGCGCGTCCCGCACGTATTTTTTGGAAAGCGTGGTCCAGGTGCTTCATCGCGGAATCCATCTCCTGCTTTACCGTTTCTATTATTAAATCTAAATCTTCCATTATTTTATTTTTGATGTTAAAATTTACAGTTAATATATTTTTAATTAACCAAAGTACCAACCTGCTCGCCTTGCACGATTTTCAAAAGGTTATTTTCTTTATTCATATCGAAAACGATGATCGGCAGCTTATTTTCGTGGCTTAAGGTAAAGGCCGTCATATCCATCACTTTAAGATTTTTTGCAAAAACATCTTCGAAAGATAGAGCATTGAACTTCACTGCGTTTTCATTTTTTTCCGGATCGCTGTCGTAGATTCCGTCTACTCTGGTACCTTTCAAAATGACATCAGCACCTATTTCGATGGCTCTCAAGGTTGCTGCAGTATCTGTCGTAAAATAAGGATTTCCCGTTCCGGCACCAAAAATAACGACTCTACCCTTTTCCAAATGCCTTGTGGCTCTTCTTTTGATAAAAGGTTCGGCAACTTTATCCATTTCTATTGCACTTTGCAACCTTGTGTATATTCCTAAATTTTCCAGTGCACCCTGCAAAGCCATACCGTTGATTACTGTGGCGAGCATTCCCATATAATCTCCCTGTACACGGTCCATACCGTTTGCAGCTCCAGATAAACCCCTGAAAATATTTCCTCCTCCGATGACGATGGCAACCTGGCAGCCCAAATCCACAACTTTTTTTATTTCCTCAGCGTATTCTTTCAGCCTGTCGTTGTCAATTCCGTACTGCCTGCTTCCCATTAAGGCTTCTCCGCTTAACTTTAGAAGGATTCTTTTATATTTCATTTAAAGTTTAATTTTAGGTTTTGCAAATATAATCAAATGTCGATAATCTCGTTAATACAAATAAATTTAGTCTGCATCTTTTAACCAATTTTAAAATAAGTTATTTTTGCAAAGAAGATCTATGAAAATTAAGTCGCTTTTTGCCATTTCTGCGGTATTGTCACACTTTGTTCTGTTTGCGCAAAACGGCGAAAACATCTATCCTTTCCTCAATACTCCAGTCTCAGTTAGGCAGGCAGCTTTAGGTGGTGATGCAATTTCTGTAAGGGATTACGACGTCAATTTTCTGGCTGCGAACCCTTCTCTGAATAATCTTGAGATGGAAAACCGGATCGGAATCAGCTTTGCATCTTATCTTGCTGATTCCAAATACGGGACGGTCTCTTACGCAAAAGATTTAGGCTACGGACACCTTATTTCCGCTCATGCAAAATATATGGATTACGGAAAGATGCCACGGACTGATGAGAATGCAGAGATTAACGGTGAATTCTCAGCGACAGACGCAGCTGTGGGTGTAGGTTACGCCTATCAGTTTGAGGATGACTGGACCGTGGGTGGAAATCTGAATTTAGTAACTTCAAAAATTGACAACTACACATCGATGGCAATTGCAGCTACGGGTGGCATCACTTATCATTTAAAAAAAAGAAAGGAAACCGTTTCTTTAGTTGCCAGAAATTTTGGCTACCAGTTTAAAACCTACAACGGAACAAGAGAACGGCTGCCCCTGAAGATCGATTTGGGTTACTCCAAAATTCTGGAGCAGTTTCCTGTAGCTGTTACGGTAACTGCTCACGATCTGCAAAAATTCGACATTTCATCGGAATACAATAACAATGGGCAGGAAGTTCGTTTCTTTAGAAAGATTTTCGACCATTTTTCCATCGGTGCAGAGTTTTTCCCGGAAGATGCATTCAACATAAGATTAGGTTATAATGTAAAACGCGGGAATGAGATGGCAGTGCTCGATCAAAGAAGTTTTGCCGGGATTTCTGCAGGATTTGGGGTTAAAATTTCCTCATTCAGGTTTGATTATGCTCATGTAAGGTACCACAGCGCCTCGAATATGAACATGATCGGCCTCACGATGGATCTGATTGAACTTGGCGGAAACAGAAGATAAAATTATGAACAGAAAACCGGTTATCGCGATCGACGGATATTCGTCCACAGGAAAAAGCTCAATTTCTAAAATTATAGCCAAGAAACTGGGATTGATTCACCTGGATACCGGGGCGCTGTACCGTGGTATCACCTATTTTGCGTTACAAAACTGTCTTAGGGACGATAAATCTGTTGACACTGATGCCTTATTCAGTTGCCTTGAAAAACTGAATCTTGAATTTAAAGAAGTTGATGGTAATCTTGAGCTTTACCTTAACGGAAAAGATATTTCAAAGGAGATCCGAACTCCCGAGGTTTCAGATTACGTCAGCTTTATCGCAAAACAGCCGGAAGTGAGAGGATTTTTACTGCAAACCCAGCGTTCAATCGCTGCAAACGGCGGCATTATTATGGACGGACGTGATATCGGCACCACGATTCTGCCGGATGCAGATTACAAGTTTTTTCTTACCGCCAGCGTGGATGAACGCACCAGGCGCCGCCATCGGGAACTTACTGAAATGGGAGAAATTACAGATGAGCTGTCCGTAAAGGAAAATTTAATCAAAAGAGATAAAATCGACAGTGAGCGGGAAATCTCCCCACTGAAACAGGCAGCCGATGCCATTCTTATTGATAATACTTTGATTAATAAAGAGCAAACCATTGCGCTGATTCTCTCTTATATAAAACCTTTTTAGGGACTTAACCAAAAACTTTCAAAATTTTCACTTTAACAATAGTTTAATAATTTTTCCGGGGATTTGGCACTTTCCTTGTTACCATATTTTACCAAAGAGTAAATAAAAATTTAACTTTAAAAAATAAACAAAATGTCAAAAAAAGGTAACAACAATGCAGGTGCAGTATTAGCCGGTCTGTTAGCAGGTGCTGCAGCGGGTGTAGTTTTAGGAATGCTTTACGCTCCTGAAGAAGGTAAAGAAACCAGAAAAAAAATAAGGGATAAAGCAGATGATTTGGCAAATCAGGCTAAAGACCAGTACGGACAGGTTACTGAGAAAGTAAAAGACCAGTACAACAACATCTCATCACAGGTAAAGGAAACAACGGATAAAGTAGTAACTTCTGTAAAAGAAGGTTACGACAAATATAAAACCCAGGCTGCAAATACGGTAGCTGAAGTTTCTAAAGATATTGAAACGGAATTAGACGGGCTTAAGTAATTTCGCCTTTTTAATCCGATTCAATTAAACTAAAGGGAAACTTAATTTCTTAAGTTTCCTTTTTTCGTAAATTCACAAAAAATTTTGAAATCCAATGATTGATATTGTAAAAGATTATGCTTCAAAACGCATCGACCTGCTGAAATTACAGGCTACCGAAAAATCATCAGTAGGTGCCGGAACGGCTACTTTTATTGTTTTGGCTGCCATTGCGGCGCTGTTTTTTATATTTTTACTTAATATCGGATTAGGATTGTGGATTGGCTCACTGCTGGGTAATTATGCTTATGGTGTCCTGATTATGGCGGGCTTCTACCTGCTCATCTTAATCGTCGTGATACTGGCCAGGAAAAGCATTACCAATAATGTAGCAAACCGTATTATAAAAGCAATAAACGATTAATTATGGCAACTAAATATAACAGCCTCGATGAACTGCGCAGAAAGAAAGAACTTCTGAAAAAGGAAGTTTCTGATCTGGAAGACCTGCTGACTTTCGAGAACACCAAAGAGAGTTTAAGTGCTTTCACCCACGGTTTCACAGACAATTTTCTTACCGAAAAAACCACTGAGGAAGGTGATACCAAATTAGCCCTGAAAACAGGTAACATTGTAAAGGAGCTTGGTCAGAAATTAGTCCGTAACAGTGCAAGAAATTCGATAATAGCGTTTGACAACACCGGTTTGCAAAGCAATCTGTTAGAAAGCACCCTGAAGCTTGGCGGTGTGGCCCTCGTCGGAACTATGGCAAGAAAAAATCTTAAAAGCACCAGCTGGAGAAAACGTTTAATCGGTCTAGCGCTCGTTTATCTTCTTCCTTATGCCTTAAGATTCATTAGAGCGAAAGCTGAGGAATTTCAGAAAAAGCACAGCCTCTCCAGTATGGAAAAGCTGATATAAATAGAAGCCACTTTGTTGAAAGTGGTTTTTTTTTATTGCTAAAAACTTTAGCGCTTTGAAAATATCTCACCCAGAATTATACCTGCAGCCATTGATACATTCAGGCTTTCGGTTAATTTATTTTTTCCGAATCTTGGAATGGTTATTTTCTGATGCAGGAGCGATTCAGTTTCAGGACGCATGCCGTTACCTTCATTTCCGAGAATTAAATTGAATTTTTCAGGAAAACTAAATTCGTAGATATTTTTGCCATCCATGTCTGTTCCCAAGTTTATATGTTCCGTACTGCCAAGAAATTCGGATAAACTGGTATAAACCACATTAACCCGGGTAAATGAGCCCATGGTGGCCTGAATGACTTTAGGGTTGTAAACATCCACCGTATCTTCACTGCAGACAATCTGATCAATCCCAAACCAGTCAGCCAACCTGATAATCGTCCCTAAATTCCCGGGATCCTGAATTCCGTCGAGAACTATATTTAAATCTGTCGCTTTTTCATGCGATGCCGGCAGTTCGCAAAGCGCTACTGAATCTTTTGGATTTTGTAGAAAACTGACTTTTTGTAGGTCACGCTGTGTTATTTCGGCTATCAGATTATTACTAAATTTTATAAGATTATCATCAAAGGGATTTGTGGAGAATATTTCCCTAATTTTATATCTGGAATTATGAAGTTCTGTGATGATTTTGTTACCTTCAACCAAAAACAAATTGTATTTTTGTCTGAACTTCTTTTTATCTAGAGACTGTATAACTTTTATAGTATGAGCGGTAAGCATTTCAGGAATTATCTTCAAAAGTATCACATATTTTTTTCAGTTGCAACTTCATTAGGTGTTCTTTATGGCTGCAGTACTACCAAAAAAGTTCCGGATGGTGACTTCCTCCTCGTTAAAAATAATTTTAAATACGAGGACAGCAAGGCACACAGCGATGAACTTCCGGATTATGTAGGCCAGAAACCCAACAGGAAAGCATTTTTTCTTTTTCCGGTAAGACTTTGGATGTACAATGCGGCCAATCCCAAATACGATACGATGTTAGCTGAATATATGACCTATCCGCGGGAAATAAGAAACCGTGAGCTCAGAGACTCGCTGCTTATAAAATATGGTATGCCGGAAGATGTAGGTAAAAACCTTTTTGTAGACCGTTTTCTGCACACTATTGGCCAACCACCGGTAATCCTGGACCAGTCGAAAACAGAAAGCAGCGCCGACGTGATACGCAAAAGGCTGGTGTACCGTGGCTACTGGGATGCTGATGTAAAATTTAAACATAATCTCGACTCAGCGGCTAAGAAAGCCACCGTTGATTATTTGGTTAAACATCGCGACCCAACCATCATATCAGAATATTACTACGATATTCCCGATCCTAAAGTAAAGGAAATCTACGAAAGTCAATATCAAAAAAGTCATATTTTGGCAGGCGACATTCTGGATCAAACCAAGCTTGAGGAGGAGGTTCGGCGTATTACCCAGCAGATGCGTGACAACGGGTACTACAAATTCAATAGTTCCAACGAAGAAATATATTTCACCGCAGATACTTTGCTGAGCCGCAAAAATGTGCCTCTGGTAATGGATGTAAGGAAAGATTCGCTGGGCACACCATACAAAAAAGCCACAATAGGTGATATAAAAGTTCACGTATTGGAGAAACTTTCAGATACCGTGGATACGGTGAAGGACTCACTTCGTGGGATTACCTTCTATAAACTGGATGACCAGTATAAGACGAGGGCCCTCTGGCGGCCGATCATTCTGGAAACCGGAAAAGTTTATGATCAGCGAAATTTTGACCTTACCAAAAGGAACATCTCTTCGATGAATAATTTTAACATCATTGATTATAAGGAAGGACTGAGAAAAGGCTCTGACAGCATCATCGATGTTTCCTACTATCTCGCGCCGCTAGCTAAATATGATTTCAGAATTGCCGGTGACCTGACTTATTCTCAGATTTTGAATGTTGGTCTGGCCCCCTCCGTGGATTTAACCTCCAGAAATATTTTTGGTGGCGCTGAAAACCTGACAGTTGGTCTTTCAGGCATCGTTGGCAGCGTGAAAAGTTCAAAAAATCTTGACCGCAGAGTACTTGCATACGAAGCGTCACTACAGGGTAATTTAAGTTTTCCGAGGCTCCTGCTTCCATTCAGTTACTGGAGGCTGATCCCGAAGAGATATTCCCCTACTTCAAATATCAATTTGGGGGTATCGGTACAGGACAATATCGGTATGGGCAGGCTCAACTTCAATACAGGGCTTAATTATTTTGCGAATGTGAACGATATTGTGACGCATAAACTTTCAATTTTCAATACACAGTTAAGCCTCACGCGAAACAAAGATAAATATTACGACTTCTTCCCTAATGACCGGCTTTACCGAGATAAAATGTTCGAATATTATTCGCCAACACTTTGGCAGCAGTTTCAAAGTGGCAGCATAGAATCGGATGAGGTGTCCTCCATCATTATGCAGGACAGTGGTTTCCAGCAAGCGCTTACGGGTGAAGGCCTGGATTTGTTCAATAATTTCCGCCAGTCGCTTATCAACAAAGACCGTCAAACCCAGGATGTACTGATTTCATCACTGATTTACAACTATATTTATAATGAAATCGGTAAAAAAGATCAGGTTAATCCTTTCTATTTCAACGGGAAAATTGAAACCTCCGGGAATATTTTTGGACTGATTGCAAAAACTACACAAAATGAAGGTATCGCTTCGCAAAACCCGCAAAAGACGGTTTTCAAAGTCCCTTACTCACAATTTGTAAAATTTGATTTTGATGTCAGAAAGTACTTTCAGTTTTTTGACAACAAGCATACCCTCGCGCTGAGGCAGTTCATCGGGATCGGGATTCCTTATGGAAATTCAACCCAAATGCCATTCATCCGTTCATATTTTAATGGTGGATCAAATGACATCAGGGCATGGCGTGTTTTTGGCGGATTAGGCCCGGCAGATTCCCAACTTGATGAAAGAGTGCGTGCTTTCGTTATGGATAATGTAAAACTTACGACAAATGTTGAATACCGAATCCCATTTACCAAAATGTACGAAGGTGCTGCGTTCGTGGATGCCGGAAATATCTGGAGTTTGAAAGACAGCGGTTTCGGAGACCAGTTCAAGTTTAATAAATTCCTTTCGCAAATGGGAGTTGGTGCCGGTGTTGGGCTCAGAATCAATGTCGCATATTTAACGTTCAGGTTAGACGCGGCCTGGAAAGTTCACGATCCCAACAAGCCGCTCGGAGAACGCTGGGTCATAGGAAGCACCTGGAAACCGACGCTTAATTTTGCCTTTGGTTATCCATTCTAAAAAGGTTGGGGAATAAAAGAAAAACACCGGAAATTTTCGGTGTTTTTTATTGTATTTCTGATGTTAATCCTCGGGACAGAAGTTTTTCATGCATGGGTTTCAGCTTTTCCATACTGCCGGTTTTTACCGTACATTTTCCTTTGTAGTGTACTAGAATCGTGCACTGTTCAGCCTGCTCGAGGGTATGTCCGCAGATTTCGATGAGGCATTCAATCACAAAATCGAAAGTATTCACATCGTCATTCCACAAAACCAGTTTATTTTCTTCGTCCGTTTCTTCCAGTACCGCAACTTCTTCTTCGTACTCGCGCTGCGGATTTTCGTAATCGCGGATATTATAAAATCGTCTGTTCATTTGTTTTTTTAAAATTAAAGATCGCCCATTTCTTCGGCTACATCTTCAGTGAGATTTGGCCCATCATAAACCAGTTCCACCAGCTCTACACTTTTATTATTCATTTTCAGAATCTTGAAATGATAACCATTCATATCAAATTCCTGATTTTCTTCGGGAATATCTTCCAGTGCATGCAAAATATAACCGGCAAGCGTATTGAATTCGCCTTCCTCAGAAAGTGGAAATTCTTTAGGCAAATTTTCGTTAATTTCTTCCAAAGGCTGCGTTGCCTGCACCCAGTATACATTATCACACACTTTGTCGACGATTCTATCCTCATCATCTTCCTCATCCTGAATTTCACCCACAAGTTCTTCCAGAATATCTTCCAAAGTAATGATTCCTTCAGTGCCGCCAAATTCATCGATTACGATCGCCAAATGCTGTTTTTTCTGCTGGAAAACCTTCATTAAATCAGAGATTTTCTTGCTGCCAACCACAAAGAACGCTTCGCGCATCAAACCTTTCAGATCATCGTGGTCCAGATTGCCTTTTCTTCTGATATATTCCCGGATGATTTCTTTAGTGTATAAAATCCCGATGATGTTATCGATCGAATCTTCATAAACCGGAATTCTGGAGTAACCGCTGTCCATAATGCGGGTCATAATTTCCTCCACCGGATCTTCGATGTCAATAGAAAGGATGTTCTGTCTGGGCACCATGATTTGCTTTGCAGAATGGTCTGTAAAGTCAAAGGCGTTTTTAATGATTTCGTAGTTTTCTTCCTGAATTTCACCTGAATCAGCCGACTGCTTTACCAAAAGCTGCAATTCCTCCGTTGAATGGATTTCCTGTTCTGAGGCCGGGTGTATTTTCACAAGCCTTAAAAAAGCATTTGACATCTGGTTCATCGTCCAGATGAACGGTTTGAAAATCGTGTAGAAGACCCTCAGTGGAACAGCAATCGCCATTGTTGTTGGCTCAGCTTTACGGATCGCGATTGATTTTGGGATAAGCTCACCAAAAACAATATGCATCACCGTGATTAAAAGGAAACTTAGTACTAAGGAAACCGTTGTAATGGTTGCCTGATCGATTGCAAAATTAAAATAATGGAACAGCTTTTCGATGACATGGTGCATTGCGCTTTCTCCAACCCAACCAAGGGCAAGTGATGCCAATGTAATGCCGAGCTGTGTTGCAGAAAGGTATTCATCAAGATGTTTAATGATATGCTCTGCCTGTTTTGCCATAGAATTTCCTTCTGCGGCTTTCAGCTGGATTTGTGAGTAACGAACTTTAACGATTGAAAATTCTGCGGCTACGAAAAAGCCATTGAGTAATACTAAAAATAAAGCCAGTAACAGCTTAAGTATGTCCGAATCCATTTAATGGTTTAAATAAACAATATTCTGCAAAGATAAACTTTTTTTTAAAGACAGAGTTTCAAAATTCCCATCAGATATTTACCGTAAAATGTCTTAAAATCAAATGATGTTGGTTCAGGATGGGGCAAACGAACATCTCTACATCAGGAGGTGAAGTAACAATGCAAAAAAAAAGCCGTTTTCACTGGTTGTGAAACGGCTTCTAAATCTTTATTGTAAACGGCTTTACGAACCTTTAAGAGCCTCCGCACCGGAAACAATTTCAAGAATTTCACCGGTAATCGCGGCCTGTCTTGCTTTATTATAATTAATTACAAGTTCATTTTTAAGAGCCTGTGCGTTGTCAGTCGCCTTGTGCATCGCTGTCATTCTTGCGCCGTGCTCAGAAGCTACTGAATCCAGGACAGCTTTATAAACCTGTGTCTTGATTGATTTTGGAATCAAATTCTCCAGAATTTCTTTGCTGCTTGGTTCGAAGATATAATCGGTATTGGTATCTTCTCTCTTTTCGGGAATTGAAATCGGAAGTACCTGCTCCGTGATCACCTGCTGAGTAGCGGCGTTGATGAACTTGTTATAGATCACATAAACTTTGTCGAACTTACCTTCTCTGTAATCTTTCATTACATGCTCGGTAAATGTTGCAACTTTATCAAAGCTCAAATGGTCGAAAACTGCGCTTTGGTTATCATAAACCGTTCTGTTTTTACGCACCGCATCGTAAGCTTTCTTACCAACTGCAAGAATTTCATTCTCGTAAGACGAATTTGCAAGCTGATGGTTCAGTTCTTTCACAACAGAAGAGTTGAAAGCTCCGGCCAAACCTCTATTCGACGTCACAACGATATAAAGAACTCTTTTGGTTTCGCGCTCTAAAGTATAGGTTGAAATTTCTTCAAGATCAGTATTTGCACTTACATTTTCTATAAGTTCAGTCAATTTTTCTGAATATGGCCTCAGCATTACGATTGCATCCTGAGCTTTTTTCAGTTTTGCTGCAGCTACCATCTTCATTGCGCTGGTAATCTGCATTGTAGAACTGATCGAAGTAATTCTTCCGCGTATTTCCTTTAAATTTGCCATTCTGTAATTTTTGTTTCAAGTTTTTATGTTTCAGGTTTCAAATTCTTAATCCGAATCTGAAACCTGAAACTTGAAACTAATTAATTAGTTATATTTTCCTGCTAAATCTGCCGCAGCTGATTTCAGAACGTCTGTAACTTCGTTGTCGATTTTTCCTGATTTGATCGCAGCCATAGTTTCCGGATGCTTTGTCTTAAGGAATTCAACATACTCTTTCATGAATTCTTTCACTTTTCTTACAGGAACGTTTCTCAAAAGGTTTTCAGTACCGGCATAAACCATGGCTACCTGATTTTCTACTGGAAGTGGTGAGTTTACCGGCTGCTTAAGGATTTCCACATTCTTTTCACCTTTAGAGATTACAGAAAGTGTTGCCGCATCTAAGTCAGAACCGAATTTAGCGAACGCTTCAAGCTCTTTGTACTGTGCCTGGTCCAGCTTCAAAGTACCTGATACTTTTTTCATCGACTTGATTTGAGCATTACC
The sequence above is a segment of the Chryseobacterium taklimakanense genome. Coding sequences within it:
- the frr gene encoding ribosome recycling factor, producing MEDLDLIIETVKQEMDSAMKHLDHAFQKIRAGRASTTMVQDVMVEYYGALTPINQVANVSVPDAMTISIQPWDRTAVNAIEKAIINSNLGFAPSNNGDNIILNVPPLTEERRRDLAKQAKAEGEQTKVTLRNARQEGMKELKKLEGISEDIIKDTEASIQELTDKYVRSVDEHVKVKEADIMKV
- a CDS encoding YtxH domain-containing protein, translating into MSKKGNNNAGAVLAGLLAGAAAGVVLGMLYAPEEGKETRKKIRDKADDLANQAKDQYGQVTEKVKDQYNNISSQVKETTDKVVTSVKEGYDKYKTQAANTVAEVSKDIETELDGLK
- a CDS encoding phage holin family protein, which gives rise to MIDIVKDYASKRIDLLKLQATEKSSVGAGTATFIVLAAIAALFFIFLLNIGLGLWIGSLLGNYAYGVLIMAGFYLLILIVVILARKSITNNVANRIIKAIND
- a CDS encoding phosphoribosyl-ATP pyrophosphatase, whose product is MATKYNSLDELRRKKELLKKEVSDLEDLLTFENTKESLSAFTHGFTDNFLTEKTTEEGDTKLALKTGNIVKELGQKLVRNSARNSIIAFDNTGLQSNLLESTLKLGGVALVGTMARKNLKSTSWRKRLIGLALVYLLPYALRFIRAKAEEFQKKHSLSSMEKLI
- a CDS encoding ATP-dependent Clp protease adaptor ClpS — translated: MNRRFYNIRDYENPQREYEEEVAVLEETDEENKLVLWNDDVNTFDFVIECLIEICGHTLEQAEQCTILVHYKGKCTVKTGSMEKLKPMHEKLLSRGLTSEIQ
- the porQ gene encoding type IX secretion system protein PorQ translates to MKIKSLFAISAVLSHFVLFAQNGENIYPFLNTPVSVRQAALGGDAISVRDYDVNFLAANPSLNNLEMENRIGISFASYLADSKYGTVSYAKDLGYGHLISAHAKYMDYGKMPRTDENAEINGEFSATDAAVGVGYAYQFEDDWTVGGNLNLVTSKIDNYTSMAIAATGGITYHLKKRKETVSLVARNFGYQFKTYNGTRERLPLKIDLGYSKILEQFPVAVTVTAHDLQKFDISSEYNNNGQEVRFFRKIFDHFSIGAEFFPEDAFNIRLGYNVKRGNEMAVLDQRSFAGISAGFGVKISSFRFDYAHVRYHSASNMNMIGLTMDLIELGGNRR
- a CDS encoding hemolysin family protein; this translates as MDSDILKLLLALFLVLLNGFFVAAEFSIVKVRYSQIQLKAAEGNSMAKQAEHIIKHLDEYLSATQLGITLASLALGWVGESAMHHVIEKLFHYFNFAIDQATITTVSLVLSFLLITVMHIVFGELIPKSIAIRKAEPTTMAIAVPLRVFYTIFKPFIWTMNQMSNAFLRLVKIHPASEQEIHSTEELQLLVKQSADSGEIQEENYEIIKNAFDFTDHSAKQIMVPRQNILSIDIEDPVEEIMTRIMDSGYSRIPVYEDSIDNIIGILYTKEIIREYIRRKGNLDHDDLKGLMREAFFVVGSKKISDLMKVFQQKKQHLAIVIDEFGGTEGIITLEDILEELVGEIQDEEDDEDRIVDKVCDNVYWVQATQPLEEINENLPKEFPLSEEGEFNTLAGYILHALEDIPEENQEFDMNGYHFKILKMNNKSVELVELVYDGPNLTEDVAEEMGDL
- the tamL gene encoding translocation and assembly module lipoprotein TamL gives rise to the protein MSGKHFRNYLQKYHIFFSVATSLGVLYGCSTTKKVPDGDFLLVKNNFKYEDSKAHSDELPDYVGQKPNRKAFFLFPVRLWMYNAANPKYDTMLAEYMTYPREIRNRELRDSLLIKYGMPEDVGKNLFVDRFLHTIGQPPVILDQSKTESSADVIRKRLVYRGYWDADVKFKHNLDSAAKKATVDYLVKHRDPTIISEYYYDIPDPKVKEIYESQYQKSHILAGDILDQTKLEEEVRRITQQMRDNGYYKFNSSNEEIYFTADTLLSRKNVPLVMDVRKDSLGTPYKKATIGDIKVHVLEKLSDTVDTVKDSLRGITFYKLDDQYKTRALWRPIILETGKVYDQRNFDLTKRNISSMNNFNIIDYKEGLRKGSDSIIDVSYYLAPLAKYDFRIAGDLTYSQILNVGLAPSVDLTSRNIFGGAENLTVGLSGIVGSVKSSKNLDRRVLAYEASLQGNLSFPRLLLPFSYWRLIPKRYSPTSNINLGVSVQDNIGMGRLNFNTGLNYFANVNDIVTHKLSIFNTQLSLTRNKDKYYDFFPNDRLYRDKMFEYYSPTLWQQFQSGSIESDEVSSIIMQDSGFQQALTGEGLDLFNNFRQSLINKDRQTQDVLISSLIYNYIYNEIGKKDQVNPFYFNGKIETSGNIFGLIAKTTQNEGIASQNPQKTVFKVPYSQFVKFDFDVRKYFQFFDNKHTLALRQFIGIGIPYGNSTQMPFIRSYFNGGSNDIRAWRVFGGLGPADSQLDERVRAFVMDNVKLTTNVEYRIPFTKMYEGAAFVDAGNIWSLKDSGFGDQFKFNKFLSQMGVGAGVGLRINVAYLTFRLDAAWKVHDPNKPLGERWVIGSTWKPTLNFAFGYPF
- the cmk gene encoding (d)CMP kinase, whose amino-acid sequence is MNRKPVIAIDGYSSTGKSSISKIIAKKLGLIHLDTGALYRGITYFALQNCLRDDKSVDTDALFSCLEKLNLEFKEVDGNLELYLNGKDISKEIRTPEVSDYVSFIAKQPEVRGFLLQTQRSIAANGGIIMDGRDIGTTILPDADYKFFLTASVDERTRRRHRELTEMGEITDELSVKENLIKRDKIDSEREISPLKQAADAILIDNTLINKEQTIALILSYIKPF
- the pyrH gene encoding UMP kinase, translated to MKYKRILLKLSGEALMGSRQYGIDNDRLKEYAEEIKKVVDLGCQVAIVIGGGNIFRGLSGAANGMDRVQGDYMGMLATVINGMALQGALENLGIYTRLQSAIEMDKVAEPFIKRRATRHLEKGRVVIFGAGTGNPYFTTDTAATLRAIEIGADVILKGTRVDGIYDSDPEKNENAVKFNALSFEDVFAKNLKVMDMTAFTLSHENKLPIIVFDMNKENNLLKIVQGEQVGTLVN
- the atpG gene encoding ATP synthase F1 subunit gamma, with amino-acid sequence MANLKEIRGRITSISSTMQITSAMKMVAAAKLKKAQDAIVMLRPYSEKLTELIENVSANTDLEEISTYTLERETKRVLYIVVTSNRGLAGAFNSSVVKELNHQLANSSYENEILAVGKKAYDAVRKNRTVYDNQSAVFDHLSFDKVATFTEHVMKDYREGKFDKVYVIYNKFINAATQQVITEQVLPISIPEKREDTNTDYIFEPSSKEILENLIPKSIKTQVYKAVLDSVASEHGARMTAMHKATDNAQALKNELVINYNKARQAAITGEILEIVSGAEALKGS
- a CDS encoding TrmH family RNA methyltransferase, whose protein sequence is MLTAHTIKVIQSLDKKKFRQKYNLFLVEGNKIITELHNSRYKIREIFSTNPFDDNLIKFSNNLIAEITQRDLQKVSFLQNPKDSVALCELPASHEKATDLNIVLDGIQDPGNLGTIIRLADWFGIDQIVCSEDTVDVYNPKVIQATMGSFTRVNVVYTSLSEFLGSTEHINLGTDMDGKNIYEFSFPEKFNLILGNEGNGMRPETESLLHQKITIPRFGKNKLTESLNVSMAAGIILGEIFSKR